Below is a window of Aphelocoma coerulescens isolate FSJ_1873_10779 chromosome 29, UR_Acoe_1.0, whole genome shotgun sequence DNA.
CGGCTCTGCTCGCCGGGACACGCGTGGGAGTGAGTCATGGCGGCGTGGGGCGATGGCGGAGGGGCAGATCCCACGCTCTCAGCATGGCCCGGGCACAACCAGGAGCGGCTGCCACGGGGAAAGTCCTCGCGGTGACCGGAGTTTGCTTTTGTCCCGGGTGGAGCTGGCTGCCTGCCGGGCGCCCAGAGCCGCGGTTCAGGGCTGCGACGGCACCGGGACAGTCTGGGGTTGTGCAAGGGGCTGGTGGAGAAGAGAGTGGCTCCACATTCCGTGAGGTCTAGGGCTGCCCCCGAACCGGGAAGTGATGGGCAGCACCCTGGGGAGAGGGCGGGAGTGTCCCTGTGTGATCCGTGGGTAGAGAGGACTGGGAATGGAGGGGACCGGGAATAACCCTGGGGAATCCCAATTCCCGGCTGGCAGAGGGGTGGTGGCATGAATGGCGCCAACCGGTGCAGGGTCCCACCTCCCTGGGGGGCCAGGATGGGACCCCCAGAGCTGAGCACCCCCTGTGTCCCTGGTACCCCTAGAGCTGTGCACATTGGTAGCTCCAGTCTGTCCCCAAACACAGGGATCCCTCCACACTTCCTTCCTCAGCTCCTGGGTGTCTCCAGTAGGAGTTTGGGATGATGCTGGGTCAGCCCTGCGCGAGCCAGGGCACAaccggggtttggggggggatgaGCTTGTCCCCCCACCGCGTTCCCGCTCCGCCCCTCTATGGGGAGGGTCTCACGTCCCGGTGGGGAGGGACAGGATGTGACCCCCAGAACTGAGCACTCCCTGCAATGGGTCTGGGCAGGATCTGGCCCCATCCAGCCTTGGGGAGGGACCCTTCCCAGCTCGGTGCCAGCCCggtgggggctgggctgggacaaaAGAGGTGAACCGGTGCCGTGTGCCCCCGCAGCGCGAGTGCATCTCCATCCACGTGGGCCAAGCGGGCGTGCAGATCGGCAatgcctgctgggagctgtacTGCCTGGAGCACGGCATCCAGCCCGACGGGCAGATGCCCAGCGACAAGACCATCGGCGGGGGGGACGACTCCTTCAACACCTTCTTCAGCGAGACGGGCGCCGGCAAGCACGTGCCCCGGGCCGTCTTCGTGGACCTGGAGCCCACGGTGATCGGTGAgcgcgcggggggcggccggcggggcgggcgcggggagcGGGCGCTGGGTGCTAACGGGGCCCGGGGCTCTCCCCGCAGACGAGGTGCGCACGGGGACGTACCGGCAGCTCTTCCACCCCGAGCAGCTGATCACGGGCAAGGAGGATGCGGCCAACAACTACGCCCGCGGGCACTACACCATCGGCAAGGAGATCATCGACCTGGTCCTGGACCGCATCCGCAAGCTGGTGAGTGTCCTGTGGGGTCTTGTGGGGTGGGTCCATCCCCGcgggggatgtggggacaaAGGGAAGCTccaggtgtccctgggcaggTCCTTCTCAGCCCATCAGCACTTTGGGGCAGAGGGTGGGGCTGTCCCAGGAGGGACCTGCTGCCCCTAtcccagcccagtgctgagCCTTGCCAAGGAGAGGAGGGTGGGAAGCCCcatggccagggcagggggggaGAGGACAGATGGTTTGTGTGCTGGTGCAGCACTGGTTTGACTGGTGCGGCTGCCCAAGCTCTTTGAACCTCTTGTTCCCACGCTGGGGCTGGTGCCGGGGTGGCCGGACCTGCTGTGCCGTCGGCTCTGCTCGGGGAGCTCCTGGCACATCAAAGGCTGAGCTGGCTGCCCGTGGGCTCCTGTGGGATGAGCTCCTGCTGCACCCTCTTGGAAAAAGAGGGGGTGAAGCCATGGTTGACTCTGGGTTGACCAAGAGCCTGCTGGGGTGTCTCCCAGGAGCTGGGGGATCCACCATGAGTCAGTGTCCAACGTGCAAGGTCAGGGTCGCTTTTTCTCCCACCCTGGGGgtttctgctctgctgctggaacaCCCTGATAATGTCCTCATGTGGGCACACAGAGGAGCAACTTCTGCTACCTGGAATAAACATGGCCCTCCTTGTCTCTActgaatgtccccaaatccctgcaggAAGGGGTCCCTTTCCCTGGACCTGGTCATACTCAATCCTGGGGCCTGAGATCCTGGGACAAATATTTGCTGTCCTGTGAGGAATTTGTGCCTTCCTGAGCAAGTCAGTAGCAGCTGAAGTTCAGCATTTCTGACAGTTTGGTCTTGTTTTCCTCTTCCCACCTTGCAGGCTGACCAGTgcacagggctgcagggctTCCTGGTGTTCCACAGCTTTGGCGGTGGCACCGGCTCTGGCTTCACCTCCCTGCTGATGGAGCGGCTCTCTGTGGACTACGGCAAGAAGTCCAAGCTGGAGTTCTCCATCTACCCGGCCCCACAGGTCTCCACGGCCGTGGTGGAGCCCTACAACTCCATCCTCACCACCCACACCACCCTGGAGCACTCCGACTGTGCCTTCATGGTGGACAACGAGGCCATCTATGACATCTGCCGCCGCAACCTGGACATCGAGCGTCCCACCTACACCAACCTCAACCGCCTCATCAGCCAGATCGTGTCCTCCATCACGGCCTCTCTGCGCTTTGACGGAGCCCTGAACGTCGACTTGACAGAATTCCAGACCAACCTGGTGCCGTACCCCCGCATCCACTTCCCGCTGGCCACCTACGCCCCCGTCATCTCTGCTGAGAAGGCCTACCACGAGCAGCTGACGGTGGCCGAGATCACCAATGCCTGCTTCGAGCCGGCCAACCAGATGGTCAAGTGTGACCCGCGGCACGGCAAATACATGGCGTGCTGCCTGCTGTACCGCGGGGACGTGGTGCCCAAGGATGTCAACGCCGCCATCGCCACCATCAAGACCAAGCGCACCATCCAGTTTGTGGACTGGTGCCCCACTGGTTTCAAGGTGGGCATCAACTACCAGCCGCCCACGGTGGTGCCCGGGGGAGACCTGGCCAAGGTGCAGCGCGCCGTGTGCATGCTGAGCAACACCACGGCCATCGCCGAGGCCTGGGCCCGCCTGGACCACAAGTTTGACCTGATGTACGCGAAGCGGGCGTTCGTGCACTGGTACGTGGGGGAGGGCATGGAGGAGGGGGAGTTCTCGGAGGCCCGTGAGGATATGGCTGCCCTGGAGAAGGATTATGAGGAGGTGGGGGCCGACAGCATGGAGGGCgatgaggagggggaggaataCTAGTGCCTTGTCTCTTGTGTTACACTGTGGTGCTGTTCATTAAAATGGCTCTTTCCACTGCTGCCTCGTTCATTGTGCTGGGACAATCTGCCTTGTGGTGACCTGGGGGGACgtcccggggagggggggccctcagctgggctggctgcccggcactgctgccagctggcacaggggctgtgctgggagagccTGGGGGGTTGTGTGGGGTCGGGGTCCCTGGCTGGGTGCTGTGCTATGAGTTGGCAGTGCCCTGCTGGGCTGTCTGCAATGGTGGGGGGGGTCGTGTCCTCACCATTCTGCTGGCCCTGGGGTCACCAGGTGGGGGGAGACCCCTGAGGGCCCCCAGTGTCTGGGTAGGACCCAGCCCTGTTGCTGACGGGCTGGACCTGGTGTTACGCCGCTGCTGGCACGGAGCCGCTCTCggttctctgcagagctgggaaggggtcCTGGGCGGGGGGGACCCTCCCCACAGCCTCTGGGCAGGGCACCGACTCCTTCCCGTAAGTGCCGCACTAGCTGCCCGGAAAGGGTGGGGCGAGACGGGGTTGCAGAGCCCACGGTCCAGCGCTGCCCCGCGCATGGCAGCTCCCGCAGAGCCGAGTCACGGCGGCCCCGACAGAAAAGGAGCGGGGTGGGTGACAGGGTCCCCCCCTCCCTGGGGGCCGAGCACCCCGGGCAGAACGGGACCCAGCTCAGATGGGTGCTCTCCCTGACCCCTGCAGTCCCCGGTCCCTCTCTGCATCCCGGCTGGGGGGGGTTTACCCCCACGCTACCTGCGGGGGACCCCATAAGGGGGTCTGACCGAGTGGGGGGGGGTCCTGTGTCCCCCGGGCACTCTCGGCCCCTCTCCCCCCTGCCCCTGGTGCTActgagctcctctgcctgcaccGCCGAGGGGGAACCCACCAGCCCCCCGCCCTGCATCCCCAGGGggtccccgagcccccctgAAGGGGAATGCCTGCAGCCCTAcgtcctgcagcccctgcccctcATCCCGAGGGGTGCCCCGATCACCCCCATCCCCTTTCCCCGCCCCTCCGAGGGGACATCCGCAGCCCCTGGTCCTCCCCCCGGCCGGGAGAcccctcccctctctctgtCCCGTACCCCCGGGTCCCCCCGGCGGGGCGGAGCCGCTGTCCTCTATAAACAGCCGATACCGGCAGCCGCCGCCCTCCCGGTGCAACCATGAGCCGCCGTGACCGCGATCCCGGGACGCCGCCGCCCCTCACCGTAGCCCCAGGGCGGCTggcggaggcggcggcagcgcggggCGCGGAGCGGGAGGAACTGGCTGCGCTGAACGATCGTTTCGCCGCTTTCCTGGAGCGGGTGCGGGCGCTGGAGCGGCAGAACGGGACCCTCCGCGCCGCCCTGGGCCGCGCCACCGCCGCCACCGGGCCCCGCACCGGGCTGGTGCAGGGGGAgctgcgggggctgcgggagcggctgcagCGCCTCGGCCGCGACCGGGACCGGCTCCAGGCTGAGCGGGACGGGCTCGCCACCGACCTGGCGGCCCTGCGGCAGCGGTGGGCCTGCGGTGGGACCGGGGGAGGCAGCGGGATGGGGACTGGGGATGCGCCGGGATGAGGGATGCACCGGGGTGGGGACGGGAGGATGTACCGGGAACCGGGGAAAGCACCGGGATgagggatgaactgggatgaggGATGAACTGCGATGAGAACCGGGGATGCGTCGGGATGAGTTATGcctgggatggggactggggGATGTGCCAGAGCGGAACTGGGGTATCCGCTGGCATGAGGGATGGGACGGGACTCGCACCAGGATGGGGACTGGAGGATGCagcgggatggggacgggggaGCCCCGGCTAAGTCGGGGTAGGGACTGGTGAATGTCCCGGGTGTACCGGGAAGAGAACCCCCGGGAAGGGACACGCTCAGCAGACACTGGGGACGGCACCCGGGATGCACGGAGGAcactgggaggtactgggagaTGTGGGCTCTGCGGAAGGgcggggcactgggaggggcaggGCACGGGTGGGGGCGCTGGGAGAGGATTGGTGCGAGCACCGGGGGTCACTCCAACCCCGTTTGCCTCCGCTGTGTGTGGAGGGGGCTGCAACAGGAGGCAGGAGGGGGGGTCTGCACCCCCGCCCCCACCTCCCTCTCATCCCTTGCTGTCCCTAGGCTGGAGGACGAGACGCAGAAGCGTGAGGATGCCGAGAAGAGTCTGGTGTTGTTCCGTAAGGTGAGAGGACTGGGGGGCCCGTCTCCCCACGCAGTACCGAATCCGCATCCTCCACCTCCCTGGGGGGGGCTCCAGGGTCTTCCCATCCCCTCCACGCTGCCCTGCAGCTCATCCCGGCGTCTCCCACAGGACGTGGACCACGCCACGCTGTCCCGCCTGGAGCTGGAGCGCAAGGTCGAGCTGCTGATGGACGAGATCGGCTTCCTCAAGAAGCTGCATGAGGAGGTGGGGGCCGGGGTGGGATGGGGCGAGGGGGAGCAGGTCGGGTCCTTGTGCCATGACGTGACGCCCACGCACCCACGCAGGAGCTGCGGGACCTGGAGGTGAGTGCCCCGAGCCCGGTGGGGCTGGCTGAGGTGGAGGTCTGCAAGCCGGAGCTGACGGCTGCGCTGCGTGAGATCCGCACCCAGTACGAGAGCATCGCTGTCAAGAACCTGCAGGAAGCCGAGGAGTGGTACAAATCAAAGGTAcccggggctgggaggggttttGAGGCGGCTGAGCCATCCCTGAGCTCTGACTCGCCGGGCCCTCGCAGTTTGCCGACCTCTCGGATGCAGCAAACCGTAACCACGAGGCGCTGCGGCTGGCCAAGCAGGAGATGAACGAGTCCCGGCGGCAGATCCAGAGCCTGACCTGTGAGGTGGATGGGCTGAAGGGCATGGTGAGAGCCGGGGAGTGTCTGGGGGGGGTGCAGGGACCAGACCCCACCCCGGCCCCACACAGCCCCTTCTCCCGTGCAGAACGAGGCGCTGCAACGGCAGATGCGGGAGATGGAGGATGAGTTCGGGGAGGAGATCGGGAACTACCAGGATGTGGTggggaggctggagcaggagatcCAGCAGATGAAGGAGGAGATGGCGCGGCACCTGCGCGAGTACCAGGACCTGCTCAACGTCAAGATGGCCCTGGACATCGAGATTGCCACGTACCGCAAGCTGCTGGAGGGCGAGGAGAGCCGGTGAGGGGAGCCCGGCACACGGTGTCTCCCCACTGCCCGGGGGGGAAGGTCCCCCGCGCTGAGTCACCCTGGTTATTGTGGGATTTCCTCGGGAGGAGGCAGCTCCAGGCCTTGTTCCCACAGGAAAACAAGAGGTTCCCATGGGAGCTGAGATAAAGGCAAGGCCAGGGGCTGGTGAGGTGGTGGGGGAGCTGCCTCTAGCTCCACTCCGGGTGCCAGCCTGGCAGCCCGTGGGCATAGCCCTCAGCTGAGCTGGGATTTGGGTCATGGACTCGGGtgtgaggcagggctggggtcacTGGCAATGTCCAGGAGTCCCAGACCCTCCTCATCCCCTTCTCCCCACCAGGATCACCATCCCACTGCACCCCACCACCTCCTTCAGCATGAGAAGCTCAGGTGAGCGACAAGCTGGGGGTCCCCCACTATGTCTGGGGGTCTTTCCTTGGGGGTAGAGACCCTGTGTGGATGTGGGTGGGTCCCTAtgctcctgcccatggtgtCTGGGAAGGCACGGGGTGCTGATggcccctctgtgcccagtgctggagaCCCAGCCCCCGGAGAGCCCGGCACGGAGGATGGTGCTCATCAAAACCATCGAGACACGGGACGGGCAGGTGAGAACCGGGCCAGGGAGAATTGGGGGTGCCCTGCCTGGGAGGCCCAACCCTGCCACGGGACTGACCCCCAAATTCTCCTCTTGCAGCAAGTGGTGACGGAGTCACACAAGGAGCGAGCAGGGAAGTGACAGAGGGGAGCTGCTGTGATGGCCCCGACCCCATGGTGGGGGTTTTGCCAGACCCTGCTGCATCCTGTGCGGGGCATGGAGGAGagcaggggggctgggagccccCCAATTCCTATTTCTGCTGTCAGCACCATGGCACGATGCCGTGGTGTGTCCCTGTGCCTTTGCAGTGTGTCCCTGTGCCTTGTCCCCCCACTATTTATCGCTATTTATTGCCCATTTATTATTCTCCCAACCACGACCCCAGCTGTATTTAATATCGAGTGTTCCCCGTGCTGCCTTGGGGCCGAGGGGGGTCCCGGCCTCCCTCCTGCCACCAGAACTGGCACCGGCTGCCCCCGGGGTTGGCGGGTCCGGTGGCATCCAAGCGCTGTCCCCTCTGGTGTCACCGCCCTGGCCAGGGAGGAAAGAACGAGCTCAGCCCCGGCTCTGAATCCCCGGGGGTCCCGCTCCTTCCCGGGACCCCGCGACGTCCAGAGGACCGACGGGCACGCCCGGTATCCCGGAGGGCTCCAGGCCCACGGAGTCTCGGTCCGGAGAGGGATCGGTGCTCCCGGAGCATCGCAGGACCGGCGGCACCTCCGGGAGCGCCGCGCTCATTCCTTACCGGCACCGCCAGAGGGCGCCACCGGCACGGCCCGATCGCTGCCGCGGGTTAATTACGTGTTAATTGCGTGTTAATTACGGGTTAATTACAGCGTGACGAGGCTCTGGGTGTGAGGGGAAACACCCTGATTTCTAGAATTGCGttattttaagcattttttgGCATGGTTAATTGCGTTACTTTAACCAAAGTATGCAAGATCGCGTTAATGCAGGATTTGCTCATTAATTTTGCTATTTTAAGCAAATTTTTGcactttttcattattttcagcatttttacgCACCATTGATTGAATTATTTTAAGCAAATTACGCACAATTGCGTTATTTGAACAAATCTTGCACACATAATTGCATTATTTTAAGCAAATGTTGCATTATTGCATTTTAAGCATTTTTCCACATCATTGTGTTATTTTAAGTACTTTTTTGCATTATTGTGTCACTTTTAGCAAATCACACAAAATCGCATAATTTCACGGAATTTTGGCATCATTAATTGCATTATTTTAAGCAATTTTCGCATCATTAATCACATGAACAGAGGAATATCAAATTGCATTACTTTAAGCTGGCTTTCCCATGATTAATTACGTTATCTTAGGTAATTTTTCGCACGATTGAATTGTTTTAACCGATTTTTTGCATAATTAATAGCATTATTTGAAGCACTAATTGTTCTTTAACCACTTTGGGTCACAGCAACGCCTCAGGAACAGCTCTGGATCCCTGATCTGGAGGgagcagaagctgctgccagGGGGTCTCGGTCCCAGGGGACCAAGGGGGTGTCCTGTCCACCTCTCCCCAGGATGAAACCGAGGTGGGAGCCCCTCACAGGGGTGACAAACACACAGTGACAGTCCCCTGAGAAAGGGTTTAATTGGGGGGGGTGGCACAGACAGGAGGATtggggggaccccccccccggacagacagacagacaggtgTGAACACGATGTACAGGCACCCCCCGCGCCATCTCTGGGGACTGGAGCAAGGCTGGGGGCGCTTGCAGTCCTGACagacagggatttggggtggggggcagtGGGAACACCGGGATGGGGCCCCATCACGGCCGGGGCTCTTTGGTTTCGGCATTAAGGCTGCGTGGGGACACCTTGTCCCGAGCAGGGCGGGTGGGATGCGCTCTGAGGCACTGGGATAAGGGCCCAGTAAAACCAGTTCCCCACCCCAGAGGTCACCTGGAGGGTTGGGGCTGTGTCTGGGACGCAGCAACGTCTCCCTCCTGAACGAGGGTGCCACTCAGAGCCCGGAGGAGGGGGGGGCTCCAGGGGTGTTCCCCGCTTTCCCCCAGGATTCCCACCTCTGCCCACCACGCTGGGGCCCCCCCGGCCGCAGAGGTGCCCACCTGAGGGCAGGTACCCCCCGTTAGGACAGCGAGTTGAGGAAGTGGCTCTCCCCTGCCAACGTGCTCAGCATGGAGCTCATG
It encodes the following:
- the LOC138100107 gene encoding tubulin alpha-1C chain; protein product: MRECISIHVGQAGVQIGNACWELYCLEHGIQPDGQMPSDKTIGGGDDSFNTFFSETGAGKHVPRAVFVDLEPTVIDEVRTGTYRQLFHPEQLITGKEDAANNYARGHYTIGKEIIDLVLDRIRKLADQCTGLQGFLVFHSFGGGTGSGFTSLLMERLSVDYGKKSKLEFSIYPAPQVSTAVVEPYNSILTTHTTLEHSDCAFMVDNEAIYDICRRNLDIERPTYTNLNRLISQIVSSITASLRFDGALNVDLTEFQTNLVPYPRIHFPLATYAPVISAEKAYHEQLTVAEITNACFEPANQMVKCDPRHGKYMACCLLYRGDVVPKDVNAAIATIKTKRTIQFVDWCPTGFKVGINYQPPTVVPGGDLAKVQRAVCMLSNTTAIAEAWARLDHKFDLMYAKRAFVHWYVGEGMEEGEFSEAREDMAALEKDYEEVGADSMEGDEEGEEY
- the PRPH gene encoding peripherin, with the protein product MSRRDRDPGTPPPLTVAPGRLAEAAAARGAEREELAALNDRFAAFLERVRALERQNGTLRAALGRATAATGPRTGLVQGELRGLRERLQRLGRDRDRLQAERDGLATDLAALRQRLEDETQKREDAEKSLVLFRKDVDHATLSRLELERKVELLMDEIGFLKKLHEEELRDLEVSAPSPVGLAEVEVCKPELTAALREIRTQYESIAVKNLQEAEEWYKSKFADLSDAANRNHEALRLAKQEMNESRRQIQSLTCEVDGLKGMNEALQRQMREMEDEFGEEIGNYQDVVGRLEQEIQQMKEEMARHLREYQDLLNVKMALDIEIATYRKLLEGEESRITIPLHPTTSFSMRSSVLETQPPESPARRMVLIKTIETRDGQQVVTESHKERAGK